A section of the Clostridium felsineum DSM 794 genome encodes:
- a CDS encoding GNAT family N-acetyltransferase yields the protein MKEDLKLVKPSLDMKYEFQRMVMEYRSYGEKEYFKMYNKALDDFGGYLIKLEEQDKGIKLKEGFVPCATYWLIDNEKSVLGVIRIRKKLSSEILRDIIGNIGYDISPLKRDKGYGKIILKLGLEKAKKLNITPILVTCDVNNVASKKVIEENGGIFENEVNDRWKKSKIRRYWFYNE from the coding sequence GTGAAAGAGGATTTGAAGCTGGTAAAGCCATCTTTAGATATGAAATATGAATTTCAACGTATGGTTATGGAGTATAGAAGCTATGGAGAGAAAGAGTATTTCAAAATGTATAATAAGGCATTAGATGACTTTGGGGGGTATTTAATTAAGTTAGAAGAACAAGACAAAGGGATAAAGTTAAAAGAAGGCTTTGTACCATGTGCAACTTATTGGTTAATCGACAATGAAAAAAGTGTTCTAGGAGTAATAAGAATACGGAAAAAGTTATCTAGTGAAATCTTAAGAGATATAATTGGAAATATAGGGTATGATATATCGCCGCTTAAAAGGGATAAAGGTTATGGAAAGATTATCTTAAAGTTAGGGCTTGAAAAGGCAAAAAAACTCAATATAACCCCTATTTTGGTAACTTGTGATGTAAACAATGTTGCATCTAAAAAAGTTATTGAAGAAAACGGTGGAATTTTTGAAAATGAAGTAAATGATAGGTGGAAAAAAAGTAAGATAAGAAGATACTGGTTCTACAATGAATAA
- a CDS encoding ABC transporter permease — translation MQFTRLIKMSLQSIWANKVRSFLTMLGIIIGIASVIVLVGIGQGTKESVASQIESLGTNLIAVNIIGNRNKAISEAELSNLKKKPGIKDIAPLLTSNVNVKEGDNTASTSMEASTPNYSQVRNISVSAGRFINSRDVDNRYKVAVVGIDVANELFNSTDVVGQTMDVNGVEFTIVGVLNSTGTSISGSSDDRIIVPLSTAKRLTKTTEIKTFYAEAQSQNTVDEAMGYLQLFLDNKYRSVEQNTTGGSNSSKNSNYRILSQSSILQTATKTTSSMTTMLTGTAAISLLVGGIGIMNIMLVSVIERTREIGIRKAIGAKRRTILVQFLIEAASLSAVGGIIGVAIGYGGAKLLSTLIKTNVVISSNVVLGAFLFSVFVGIVFGIYPANKASKLSPMEALRFE, via the coding sequence ATGCAATTTACAAGACTTATAAAAATGTCTTTACAGTCTATTTGGGCTAATAAGGTTAGGTCCTTTCTTACTATGCTAGGGATAATAATTGGTATAGCATCAGTAATAGTTCTTGTCGGTATAGGGCAAGGAACTAAGGAAAGTGTTGCTAGTCAAATCGAAAGTCTTGGAACAAACCTTATAGCAGTAAATATAATTGGAAATAGAAATAAAGCAATATCAGAAGCGGAGTTAAGTAATTTAAAGAAAAAACCAGGAATAAAAGATATAGCACCTCTATTAACAAGCAATGTAAATGTTAAAGAGGGAGATAATACAGCATCCACAAGTATGGAGGCAAGTACACCTAATTACTCACAGGTAAGAAATATCTCGGTTAGTGCAGGAAGATTCATAAATAGTAGAGATGTTGATAATAGATATAAAGTTGCAGTAGTTGGAATTGATGTTGCAAATGAACTTTTTAATTCTACAGATGTAGTTGGGCAAACAATGGATGTTAACGGGGTTGAATTTACTATAGTTGGAGTATTGAATTCAACAGGAACTTCAATATCAGGATCTAGTGATGATAGAATAATAGTACCATTAAGTACAGCAAAAAGACTTACTAAGACAACTGAAATAAAGACATTTTACGCAGAAGCACAAAGTCAAAATACTGTTGATGAAGCTATGGGATATTTACAATTATTTTTAGACAACAAATATAGGTCGGTAGAACAAAACACTACTGGAGGTAGTAATTCTAGTAAAAATAGCAACTATAGAATTCTAAGTCAATCGAGTATACTTCAAACAGCTACCAAAACAACTAGTAGTATGACAACAATGCTTACCGGAACAGCAGCTATATCATTATTGGTTGGTGGTATAGGCATCATGAATATAATGCTTGTTTCAGTAATAGAGAGAACTAGGGAAATAGGCATAAGAAAAGCAATAGGAGCAAAAAGACGAACCATATTAGTTCAGTTTCTAATTGAAGCAGCAAGCTTAAGTGCTGTAGGAGGAATAATTGGTGTTGCAATTGGTTATGGAGGAGCAAAGCTCTTATCAACGTTAATAAAAACCAACGTGGTTATATCTTCAAATGTAGTTTTGGGTGCATTTTTATTCTCAGTATTTGTGGGTATAGTATTTGGTATATATCCAGCCAATAAAGCGTCAAAACTTAGTCCTATGGAAGCTTTAAGATTTGAATAA
- a CDS encoding response regulator transcription factor, producing the protein MKKILIIEDEVSIAELEKDYLELSDFEVDIEESGRIGLEMAKAKSYDLIILDLMLPEIDGFEICKQIRKIKNTPILMVSAKKEDIDKIRGLGLGADDYMTKPFSPSELVARVKAHISRYERLVNSSNKSLEDEIEIRGLNINKASRKVFVNGRESQFTTKEFDLLVFLAQNPDRVFSKEELFDKIWGMDSLGEIATVTVHIKKIREKIEKDTSNPEYIETVWGAGYRFRG; encoded by the coding sequence ATGAAGAAAATTTTAATTATTGAGGATGAAGTTAGCATAGCTGAGCTTGAAAAAGATTATTTAGAGCTTAGTGACTTTGAAGTGGATATAGAGGAATCAGGAAGAATAGGATTAGAAATGGCAAAGGCTAAAAGTTATGATCTGATTATACTTGATTTGATGCTTCCTGAGATAGACGGATTTGAAATATGTAAACAAATAAGAAAAATTAAGAACACTCCTATTCTTATGGTGTCAGCTAAAAAGGAAGATATAGATAAAATAAGAGGGTTAGGTCTTGGTGCTGACGATTATATGACAAAGCCATTCAGTCCTAGTGAACTTGTGGCAAGAGTAAAGGCACATATAAGTAGATACGAAAGACTTGTAAATAGTAGCAATAAAAGCTTAGAAGATGAAATTGAAATTAGAGGACTCAATATAAATAAAGCATCAAGAAAAGTATTTGTAAATGGAAGAGAATCACAATTTACTACTAAAGAATTTGATTTGTTGGTATTTTTAGCTCAAAATCCAGATAGAGTATTTAGCAAAGAAGAACTATTTGATAAAATATGGGGAATGGACTCTTTAGGTGAAATAGCCACAGTAACAGTTCATATAAAAAAAATAAGGGAAAAAATCGAAAAGGATACATCTAACCCTGAATATATTGAAACTGTTTGGGGAGCAGGTTATAGATTTAGAGGATAA
- a CDS encoding DUF1292 domain-containing protein, with amino-acid sequence MSRTEDFVKSEKAQYEKIFSDISFTINDISDFLDKPTLNNRKYVTRISVLSKYIELLDSANLESKKSGFLGNLLGNNKYIDLVQSYKNDHISDFTQLESCSKCACLNCTSECKFDSCNGCSSGKTVAYCDHKRTNVVLWKNKVLNLTNNATGSDDRYSVLALVQDALEDKRYILIENLMNSERFILYYTPGISEDSYGEITDEKDFNFAASAYENLER; translated from the coding sequence ATGAGTAGAACAGAAGATTTTGTAAAATCAGAAAAAGCTCAGTACGAAAAAATATTCTCAGATATATCATTTACAATAAATGATATATCTGATTTCCTTGATAAACCTACATTAAATAATAGAAAGTATGTAACTAGAATAAGTGTACTTTCTAAATATATAGAACTCTTAGACTCTGCCAACTTAGAAAGTAAAAAAAGCGGATTTTTAGGTAATCTATTAGGTAATAACAAATATATCGACTTAGTTCAAAGTTATAAAAATGATCATATATCCGACTTCACTCAATTAGAAAGCTGTTCAAAATGTGCATGCTTAAACTGTACTTCTGAATGTAAATTTGATTCTTGTAATGGTTGTTCTTCTGGAAAAACGGTAGCTTATTGTGATCACAAACGCACAAATGTTGTTCTTTGGAAAAATAAAGTTTTAAACCTAACTAATAATGCTACTGGAAGTGATGACAGATACTCTGTTTTAGCACTAGTACAGGATGCTTTAGAGGATAAACGATATATATTAATAGAAAATCTTATGAATTCAGAAAGATTTATTCTTTACTATACTCCAGGAATTTCAGAAGATTCCTATGGTGAAATAACAGATGAAAAAGACTTTAATTTTGCTGCTTCTGCTTATGAAAATCTAGAACGTTAA
- a CDS encoding HD domain-containing protein, with translation MNDIIRLIKDIITEVDIKAYVVGGYVRDKLINSKNEPEDLDIVFEDDFEGILDILKDKGAKISLIKKDLNVYRASYKGCLVDISRIKGKNIEEDLNKRDFTINAIALDVKDNKIIDPFKGRLHIKRRIIQVVNENSLKEDAVRILRGVRFYIKYGMHFNGYTEEYIREEAKNIMKFPKDRVLDEIMHSIHNDESGVFFEVMDQYMVLKNILPYTEELKTVGKCKYHLVDAFTHMNTAYRVFKDLKKGYLKVDNLNLERFEKKIGLYDESDYLAFAVFVHDIGKYVSYKKEGECISFKGHDEKGLEIIEKVCDELKFPIEGKKIVSSVVRNHMYPLMIFKTEKEARKLKEYEFFKNFDKYIPHIIVASFCDVYATKIYMDHGNEKASFIEFISELMLKYNKFKNLKINRLLDGNNLIDLGLNGNDIGDMINKLDKFIYLEGSKTREEQQKFVLKMIK, from the coding sequence GTGAATGATATTATTAGACTAATAAAAGATATAATTACAGAGGTAGATATAAAAGCTTATGTAGTTGGTGGATATGTAAGAGATAAACTTATTAATTCTAAAAATGAACCGGAGGACTTAGATATTGTTTTTGAAGATGACTTTGAAGGTATACTAGATATACTTAAAGATAAGGGTGCAAAGATAAGCCTTATAAAAAAGGATTTGAATGTATATAGAGCTAGCTATAAAGGTTGTTTAGTAGACATATCTAGAATAAAAGGTAAGAATATAGAGGAGGATTTAAATAAAAGAGATTTTACGATAAACGCAATAGCTTTAGATGTAAAAGATAATAAGATAATAGACCCATTTAAGGGAAGATTACATATTAAGAGAAGAATTATCCAAGTAGTGAATGAAAATAGTCTTAAAGAGGATGCTGTGAGGATACTTAGGGGAGTAAGATTTTATATAAAATATGGCATGCATTTTAATGGATATACTGAGGAGTATATTAGAGAAGAAGCAAAGAATATAATGAAGTTTCCTAAGGATAGAGTTCTTGATGAAATTATGCACAGTATACATAATGATGAAAGTGGAGTGTTTTTTGAAGTAATGGATCAGTATATGGTTTTAAAAAATATACTTCCATATACAGAAGAATTAAAAACCGTAGGGAAATGTAAATATCATCTTGTGGATGCCTTTACACATATGAATACAGCTTATAGAGTTTTTAAGGACTTGAAAAAGGGATATTTAAAAGTTGATAATTTGAATTTAGAGAGATTTGAGAAAAAAATTGGGTTATATGATGAATCAGATTATTTAGCTTTCGCTGTTTTTGTTCATGACATAGGTAAGTATGTAAGTTATAAGAAAGAAGGAGAATGTATAAGCTTCAAGGGACATGATGAAAAGGGATTAGAAATAATTGAAAAAGTGTGTGATGAATTAAAATTCCCTATTGAAGGAAAAAAGATAGTAAGCTCAGTTGTTAGAAATCACATGTACCCGCTTATGATTTTTAAAACAGAAAAAGAAGCTAGAAAATTAAAAGAATACGAGTTCTTTAAGAATTTTGATAAATATATTCCACATATTATAGTGGCATCCTTTTGTGATGTGTATGCTACGAAAATTTATATGGATCATGGAAATGAAAAAGCTAGTTTTATAGAATTTATTTCTGAGCTAATGCTTAAGTATAATAAATTTAAAAACTTAAAAATAAATAGACTCTTAGATGGAAATAACTTGATTGATTTGGGTTTAAACGGAAATGATATAGGTGATATGATCAACAAACTTGACAAATTTATTTATCTTGAAGGAAGCAAAACTAGAGAGGAACAACAAAAATTTGTCTTAAAAATGATAAAGTAG
- a CDS encoding DUF1836 domain-containing protein — protein sequence MKEEFSIDAIKKLVEEISANSIISYDELPKLDLFLSQVIDFLNDKFESEKYTNNIVQNYIKGGVISKPEDGRKKGYTKDHVAQLLLLSYMRPVLNTEEIKKVFALAFNEINDKEDDVISWEQAYEAFSDVQKNYFNNVFAEKDFSTDRLKNIVKNFKLDKKDEEKIFVFIVVMSLVAQASVIKNIAKKIIEEYKGE from the coding sequence ATGAAGGAAGAATTTAGTATAGATGCTATAAAAAAATTAGTTGAAGAAATTTCTGCAAACAGTATAATATCCTATGACGAATTGCCAAAGCTTGATTTGTTCTTGTCACAGGTTATAGATTTTTTAAATGATAAATTTGAAAGTGAAAAATATACAAACAATATAGTGCAGAATTATATAAAGGGTGGAGTTATATCAAAACCTGAAGACGGCAGAAAAAAAGGATATACTAAGGATCATGTGGCTCAACTTTTGCTATTAAGTTATATGAGACCTGTTTTGAATACTGAAGAAATAAAAAAAGTATTTGCTTTAGCGTTTAATGAAATAAATGATAAAGAAGATGATGTAATATCATGGGAGCAAGCATATGAAGCATTTTCAGATGTTCAAAAGAATTATTTTAATAACGTATTTGCGGAAAAAGACTTTAGTACAGATAGACTTAAAAATATAGTAAAGAATTTTAAGTTAGATAAAAAAGATGAGGAGAAAATATTTGTATTTATTGTAGTAATGAGTCTAGTTGCACAGGCTAGTGTTATAAAAAACATAGCAAAAAAAATAATTGAAGAATATAAAGGGGAATAG
- a CDS encoding ABC transporter ATP-binding protein: MPLSIKMNNLGKVYKMGKNEYRALSDINLEISKGEFVSIVGPSGAGKSTLMNIIGCLDNATEGEYFLDGLSTNCSDNRLAEIRNKKIGFIFQNYNLLPKLSVRENVELPLVYQGLSSEEIRTRAMEVLTKVGLEEHIAHKPSELSGGQKQRVAIARALASNPEIILADEPTGALDSKTGKEVIGMIKKINEDGNTVILITHDMEIAKEAKRVITVRDGKILSDDSSVGRE; the protein is encoded by the coding sequence ATGCCGTTATCAATTAAAATGAACAATTTAGGTAAAGTTTATAAAATGGGAAAAAATGAATACAGAGCCTTAAGTGATATTAATTTAGAAATTTCTAAAGGAGAGTTTGTGTCTATTGTAGGTCCTTCAGGAGCAGGAAAATCAACACTTATGAATATTATAGGATGTCTTGATAATGCTACAGAAGGTGAATATTTTTTAGATGGACTTAGTACGAATTGCAGCGATAATAGACTTGCAGAGATAAGAAATAAAAAAATAGGATTTATATTTCAAAACTATAATTTGCTTCCTAAATTAAGTGTTAGGGAAAATGTAGAATTGCCATTAGTATATCAGGGATTAAGTTCGGAAGAAATAAGAACTAGAGCAATGGAGGTTCTTACAAAGGTTGGACTTGAAGAGCATATAGCTCATAAGCCTTCAGAATTATCAGGTGGTCAGAAGCAGAGGGTAGCCATTGCTAGAGCTCTTGCATCTAATCCAGAAATTATACTAGCAGACGAACCTACAGGAGCATTAGATAGCAAAACAGGGAAAGAAGTCATAGGGATGATTAAAAAAATAAATGAAGATGGAAATACAGTTATTTTAATAACACATGATATGGAAATAGCAAAAGAGGCTAAAAGAGTAATTACTGTAAGGGATGGAAAAATACTTTCAGATGATAGTAGTGTAGGGAGGGAATAA
- a CDS encoding PspA/IM30 family protein — protein MGIFKRVSNMMKAKVNNTLDEMENPIELLDQKIRDMEESLNKAKVSSAQILGNVHEIEKKLEKAKLEAEDFDSKVKLAVKAGNDELAKKALERKLEADKRCESLKKSYDDAAQKAKIIKDKLRTLEEEITKTRAYRDEAAARFNNAEATKKVNEVLSNVDAGSNSINIDDIERKIERKEAMAEGLGDLRVEDSLDKEFEKLNEVNLDDELAKYKNNSK, from the coding sequence ATGGGAATATTTAAAAGAGTATCAAACATGATGAAGGCAAAGGTAAACAACACTTTAGACGAAATGGAAAATCCAATTGAATTACTTGATCAAAAAATAAGAGATATGGAAGAAAGTCTTAACAAAGCAAAGGTTTCTTCAGCACAAATACTTGGAAACGTACATGAAATAGAGAAGAAACTTGAAAAAGCAAAATTAGAAGCTGAAGATTTTGATTCTAAAGTAAAACTTGCTGTAAAAGCTGGAAATGACGAACTTGCTAAAAAAGCACTTGAAAGAAAACTAGAAGCAGACAAACGCTGTGAATCTCTTAAGAAAAGCTATGACGATGCTGCTCAAAAAGCAAAAATCATTAAAGATAAATTAAGAACATTAGAAGAAGAAATAACTAAAACAAGAGCCTACAGAGATGAAGCTGCTGCAAGATTTAATAATGCTGAAGCAACTAAGAAGGTAAATGAAGTTTTATCAAATGTGGATGCTGGATCAAATAGCATAAATATTGATGACATAGAAAGAAAAATAGAAAGAAAAGAAGCTATGGCTGAAGGATTAGGCGATTTAAGAGTTGAAGATTCCCTTGATAAAGAGTTCGAAAAATTAAATGAGGTTAATCTAGACGATGAACTTGCAAAATATAAAAACAACAGTAAATAG
- a CDS encoding sensor histidine kinase, which produces MSIKTKLVLSNIAMCIIPLALCIVTLLGLDSVYTKKLHTYYNIEDRRKRALINPYMEIKSINLRQLSELESKAEAIPDNFQDGEFLKSVNAALLEKNSYIVVEKNSKVIFNGSKEDNKDIINKLDDYNYNYNADRPQFSKIENNSDDSETMVRQIRFAFSDGGSGIIFLVIDTSKLSELSKEFIISIVIAIIAIVSLTSALITFLVSRSILIPLTQLKIGTEKIKDGDLSFEVKAESRDEIGELCNAFDDMRKRLKESVELQLQYEDNRKELISNISHDLKTPITSIKGYVEGIKDGVADTPEKMEKYVNTIYNKAQSMNYLIEELLTYSKLDLKKLPFYFIDIDFVSYMDDLMEEVKFDVEKNNIEFHYDNSIKGKAIVRIDVQNINRVITNIVSNSIKYMDKEHGKILVEMLSSNEDIIVGIKDNGMGISKEALLHVFDRFYREDFSRNTSKGGSGLGLAICKKIIEEHGGKIWAKSQKGNGTEIWFSIKLKS; this is translated from the coding sequence TTGTCGATAAAAACTAAATTAGTATTATCTAATATTGCAATGTGTATAATTCCACTGGCATTATGTATAGTTACTTTACTTGGATTAGATAGTGTTTATACTAAAAAACTCCACACTTATTATAATATAGAGGATAGAAGAAAGAGAGCATTAATAAATCCTTATATGGAAATAAAGTCAATAAATTTAAGGCAATTATCAGAGCTTGAAAGTAAGGCAGAAGCTATTCCGGATAATTTTCAGGATGGTGAATTCTTGAAATCAGTTAATGCAGCGCTTTTAGAAAAGAATTCATATATAGTAGTAGAAAAAAACAGTAAAGTCATATTTAATGGTAGCAAAGAGGATAACAAAGATATAATAAATAAATTAGATGATTATAACTATAATTATAATGCGGATAGACCGCAATTTTCTAAGATAGAAAATAATTCAGATGATAGTGAAACTATGGTACGTCAGATAAGATTTGCTTTTTCAGATGGGGGATCAGGGATTATATTTTTAGTAATAGACACAAGCAAACTATCTGAATTGTCAAAGGAATTTATAATTTCTATTGTAATAGCAATAATAGCAATAGTATCTTTAACAAGTGCACTTATAACTTTTTTAGTATCAAGATCAATACTTATACCACTAACACAGCTTAAAATAGGTACTGAGAAAATTAAGGATGGAGATTTAAGTTTTGAAGTTAAGGCTGAATCAAGGGATGAAATAGGAGAATTATGTAATGCATTTGATGATATGAGAAAAAGACTTAAGGAGTCCGTAGAGTTGCAATTACAGTATGAAGACAATAGGAAGGAACTTATATCTAATATATCACATGATTTAAAAACTCCAATAACTTCAATAAAGGGATATGTTGAGGGGATAAAAGATGGAGTTGCAGATACTCCTGAAAAGATGGAAAAGTATGTGAATACCATTTATAATAAAGCCCAGTCTATGAATTATTTAATAGAAGAACTTTTAACTTATTCAAAATTAGATTTGAAAAAACTTCCATTTTATTTTATAGATATAGATTTTGTAAGTTACATGGATGATTTAATGGAGGAAGTTAAATTTGATGTTGAAAAAAATAATATAGAATTTCATTATGATAATTCTATAAAAGGTAAAGCTATTGTAAGAATAGATGTTCAAAATATAAATAGAGTTATAACTAATATAGTGTCTAATTCTATTAAATATATGGATAAAGAACATGGAAAAATATTAGTTGAAATGTTATCTAGTAATGAAGATATAATAGTAGGAATTAAAGATAACGGAATGGGAATATCAAAAGAGGCACTTTTACATGTATTCGATAGATTTTATAGAGAAGATTTTTCAAGGAATACCTCAAAAGGTGGAAGTGGGTTAGGTCTAGCAATTTGTAAAAAAATAATAGAGGAACATGGCGGGAAAATATGGGCAAAAAGCCAGAAGGGTAATGGCACGGAGATATGGTTCTCAATAAAATTAAAATCATAG
- a CDS encoding amino acid permease — MLKIKRKNLISLFLFVLIFLSTNLFVPININNYVSKNITYNTVYASPRGGFHSGSFSSHSSSSSSSGGFKSGSFSNSHSSSSSSSKSSGSGFFGGSSHSSSSKRTYVPIPIPFFGHSYYGRGYSSFFFIPFLIKFILFVIVVVFIYKFLKNRRR, encoded by the coding sequence GTGCTCAAAATAAAGCGTAAAAATTTAATATCATTATTTCTCTTTGTTTTAATTTTTTTAAGTACAAACCTTTTTGTACCGATTAATATTAATAACTATGTATCAAAAAATATAACTTATAACACGGTATATGCGTCCCCAAGAGGCGGCTTTCATTCAGGCAGTTTTTCTAGCCACTCAAGTTCTAGTTCCAGCAGTGGTGGCTTTAAATCTGGTAGCTTTAGTAATTCACATTCTAGTAGCAGTAGTTCATCAAAAAGCTCAGGCTCAGGTTTTTTTGGAGGTTCTAGCCATAGTTCATCTTCAAAACGTACTTATGTGCCAATACCAATCCCCTTCTTTGGTCACAGCTACTATGGAAGAGGTTATTCTTCATTCTTCTTTATACCGTTTTTAATAAAGTTTATACTTTTTGTAATAGTTGTAGTTTTTATATACAAATTTCTAAAAAATAGAAGAAGGTAA
- the argF gene encoding ornithine carbamoyltransferase, translated as MGYLKNRNFLSLLDFTPEDINYMLDLGKKLKEDKKNGVEEQYLKKKNIALIFEKDSTRTRCSFEVAAHDQGAHAVYIGSTGSQISKKESIKDTARVLGRMFDAIEYRGYGQEVVEILAEHSKVPVWNGLTDEEHPTQVIANFMTLKEKFNKPLNQIKFVYCGDGRNNVSNALMIGAAKMGMDFRIAAPKNLFPDQELVEKCIEICKETGGKITLNDDVDEVVLGADVLYTDVWVSMGEDREVWKQRLNMLKPYQINMDMINKTKNPDVKFMHCLPAFHDFSTDAAKEIFEEFNELPFEVTDEVFESDYSLAFDEAENRLHSIKAIMVATLGDV; from the coding sequence ATGGGCTATTTAAAAAATAGAAACTTTTTATCTTTATTGGATTTTACACCAGAAGATATAAACTATATGTTGGATTTAGGAAAGAAATTAAAGGAAGATAAGAAAAATGGAGTAGAAGAGCAATACCTAAAAAAGAAGAATATAGCATTGATCTTTGAAAAGGACTCAACTAGAACAAGATGTTCCTTTGAGGTTGCTGCACATGATCAAGGAGCACATGCAGTATATATAGGTTCTACAGGAAGTCAGATAAGTAAAAAGGAATCTATAAAGGACACGGCAAGGGTGCTTGGAAGGATGTTTGATGCTATTGAGTATAGAGGATATGGGCAAGAAGTGGTCGAAATACTAGCGGAGCATTCTAAAGTTCCAGTGTGGAATGGACTTACGGATGAGGAACATCCTACACAGGTTATTGCAAACTTTATGACTTTGAAGGAGAAGTTTAACAAACCGTTGAATCAAATTAAGTTTGTGTACTGCGGAGATGGAAGAAATAATGTTTCTAATGCACTTATGATAGGGGCTGCTAAAATGGGAATGGATTTTAGAATTGCAGCACCTAAGAATTTATTTCCTGACCAAGAGCTAGTTGAGAAATGCATTGAAATATGTAAAGAAACTGGTGGCAAGATAACATTAAATGATGATGTTGATGAAGTGGTATTAGGGGCAGATGTGCTCTACACAGATGTATGGGTTTCTATGGGGGAAGATAGAGAAGTGTGGAAACAAAGACTTAACATGCTAAAGCCATATCAAATAAATATGGATATGATAAATAAAACTAAAAATCCAGATGTAAAGTTTATGCATTGCCTTCCTGCTTTTCATGATTTTAGTACAGATGCTGCAAAGGAAATTTTTGAGGAGTTTAATGAACTTCCCTTCGAAGTTACTGATGAGGTGTTTGAAAGTGATTATTCTCTTGCTTTTGATGAGGCAGAGAATAGACTTCATTCAATAAAAGCTATTATGGTTGCAACTTTAGGTGATGTATAA
- a CDS encoding efflux RND transporter periplasmic adaptor subunit, translated as MNKKIINVIIGAVIVCVVSIGGYYFYSKSVNAKKTTANRYYTVAANKSNIDVTVSGTGTVSPAQTKDVTANNTGTVQNLNVNVGDTVTAGRVIGKVQSDTIDQQVSKASLAVQQQQLVVNSAKPSDLPKEQLALQSDQNDLASAEMQQNNMTVITPIGGLVVNKNNNNGDSTQQGKALITVADTSSLKINLAVDELDIAKVQVGQKADIKFDAISGKTYSGTVQTISELGTTTNNVTTYSVGLNVDNADAAVKLGMSANVNIKVASKQDALVIPIEALVEKNGKKYVREEKSNSSTSSSNSSSTKSYTRANSNSSNKGSQNSYGRSGFSSTNSSTSLVEVQTGLENENYVEITSGLKMGQKVMIQLPQTTTNSSQNSRSGFGGMGGFGGVGGGSNRQSQGGNK; from the coding sequence ATGAATAAAAAGATTATTAATGTAATCATTGGTGCTGTAATAGTTTGTGTTGTATCCATCGGAGGATATTATTTCTACAGTAAATCTGTAAATGCTAAAAAGACAACGGCTAATAGATATTACACAGTAGCCGCTAACAAAAGTAATATTGATGTTACAGTATCAGGAACAGGAACGGTTTCACCGGCACAAACAAAAGATGTTACAGCCAATAATACAGGTACAGTTCAAAACTTGAATGTAAATGTGGGAGATACTGTTACAGCAGGTCGGGTGATTGGAAAAGTTCAAAGTGATACTATAGATCAGCAGGTTAGCAAAGCAAGTTTAGCCGTTCAGCAGCAGCAGCTTGTAGTAAATAGTGCTAAACCATCAGATTTACCTAAAGAACAATTGGCACTTCAATCAGATCAAAATGATTTGGCTAGTGCTGAGATGCAGCAAAACAATATGACAGTTATAACACCAATAGGAGGATTGGTAGTCAATAAAAATAATAACAATGGAGATAGTACTCAGCAAGGTAAAGCACTTATTACAGTAGCAGATACAAGTTCTTTAAAAATAAATCTTGCTGTTGATGAGCTTGATATAGCTAAGGTTCAGGTTGGACAGAAAGCGGATATAAAGTTTGATGCTATAAGTGGTAAAACATATTCAGGAACTGTACAGACAATATCTGAGCTTGGAACTACAACTAATAATGTAACAACATATTCTGTAGGTTTAAATGTAGATAATGCAGATGCAGCTGTAAAATTAGGTATGAGTGCTAATGTTAATATAAAAGTTGCTTCAAAACAAGATGCATTGGTTATTCCAATTGAAGCGCTCGTAGAGAAAAATGGAAAGAAATATGTAAGGGAAGAAAAGAGTAATAGTAGTACTTCAAGTTCAAATTCAAGCAGCACAAAGAGTTATACTAGAGCCAACTCTAATTCATCTAATAAAGGTTCTCAAAATAGCTACGGTAGATCAGGTTTTTCGTCAACTAATTCGTCTACAAGTTTAGTAGAAGTTCAAACTGGACTTGAAAATGAAAATTATGTTGAAATAACTTCTGGATTAAAGATGGGGCAAAAGGTTATGATTCAACTTCCACAAACTACTACAAATAGTTCACAAAATAGTAGGAGCGGCTTTGGAGGCATGGGAGGCTTTGGAGGCGTAGGCGGCGGCTCAAATAGACAGTCACAAGGCGGCAATAAGTAG